A genomic stretch from Fibrobacter sp. UWB13 includes:
- a CDS encoding acetate/propionate family kinase translates to MRVLVLNCGSSSVKFAVIDTKTQESIASGLVENIGVNGHTKAKGPEGKIDFNFDCPTHAEAVDQVKKFLDAQKLTSTIEAIGHRVVHGGKYIKSEKVSQEVIDYIRSITLFAPLHEPAHATGMECATKFFPGLPQVAVFDTAFHQTMPQKAYLYGIPYKFYENDGIRRYGAHGTSHRFVTAEACKVLGTKPEETCLITAHLGNGSSCSAILNGQCVDTTMGFTPLEGLIMGTRSGSLDPAILFYIAKKYGEEYGTIDKLDHLVNKESGLLGLSGLSNDMRTLTQAASEGNKQAQIALDVFCYRLTREIDGIAMALPRIDAIVFTGGIGENSFYVRKQALDNLKLLGYQVDEERNLKSGKESNHLITKDGTPKAIVVATNEELLIALDTEALVK, encoded by the coding sequence ATGCGCGTACTCGTCCTCAACTGCGGCAGCTCCTCTGTAAAATTTGCTGTCATCGATACAAAGACCCAGGAATCCATCGCTAGCGGCCTCGTCGAAAACATCGGCGTGAACGGTCACACCAAGGCCAAAGGTCCTGAAGGCAAGATTGACTTCAACTTCGACTGCCCCACGCATGCCGAAGCTGTGGACCAGGTCAAGAAGTTCCTTGACGCCCAGAAGCTCACCTCCACGATCGAAGCTATCGGCCACCGCGTCGTGCATGGCGGTAAGTACATCAAGAGCGAAAAGGTCTCTCAGGAAGTCATCGACTACATCCGCAGCATCACGCTCTTTGCCCCGCTCCACGAACCGGCACACGCAACCGGCATGGAATGCGCTACCAAGTTCTTCCCGGGTCTCCCGCAAGTCGCCGTGTTCGATACGGCTTTCCACCAGACCATGCCACAGAAGGCTTACCTCTACGGCATCCCGTACAAGTTCTATGAAAATGACGGCATCCGCCGTTACGGTGCTCACGGCACAAGCCACCGCTTCGTGACCGCCGAAGCTTGCAAGGTTCTCGGCACCAAGCCCGAAGAAACCTGCCTCATCACGGCTCACCTCGGCAACGGCTCCAGCTGCTCCGCCATCTTGAACGGCCAGTGCGTCGATACCACGATGGGCTTCACACCGCTCGAAGGCCTTATCATGGGTACCCGTTCCGGTAGCCTTGACCCGGCAATCCTCTTCTACATCGCTAAGAAGTACGGTGAAGAATACGGCACCATCGACAAGCTCGACCACCTCGTTAACAAGGAATCCGGCTTGCTCGGTCTCTCTGGACTTTCTAACGACATGCGTACTCTCACGCAGGCTGCAAGCGAAGGCAACAAGCAGGCACAAATCGCCCTTGACGTCTTCTGCTACCGCCTCACCCGCGAAATCGACGGCATCGCCATGGCTCTCCCACGCATTGACGCCATCGTCTTCACGGGCGGCATCGGCGAAAACAGCTTCTACGTCCGCAAGCAGGCTCTCGACAACCTGAAGCTCCTCGGCTACCAGGTTGACGAAGAACGCAACCTCAAGAGCGGCAAGGAATCGAACCACCTCATCACGAAGGATGGCACGCCGAAGGCAATCGTCGTTGCAACAAACGAAGAACTCCTCATCGCTCTCGACACCGAAGCACTTGTCAAGTAA
- a CDS encoding Ig-like domain-containing protein has translation MKSLSLSLVMALAGATTGFAGTTVWSFDKQKGNDMQPAGWYSYAQPQPNTKGTLSDTDDGYKQFSVELDLNSEEYSVAGFGFSWKSSGGQETDVDLSAHSGLCFTYKADRPFRFDLKQSTITDYNYYGVNLPAATEFTAKYLDFQNFAQEAGWGQTASLDLAKQLAVQISYKAGIAANLEESDANRHKNVITVASISLGECETVVEKPTLAVLEPYNKAQTVTMKETDSLKIPLSKVFTAGENEEITIATSMPANILTKIKPADAPTLADTLVFVSRNIERDTALALNIFALSSEGTSVKAQFNVIITADAEGPGPDPVCPGDPECPDDPPAENHPTTVLAPYDEVVVLKIDETDTVKVPLVDLFADEDNDKLIFAVDMSAPLISILTPMDKATLNDTLRFTPTGIKKDTSINVAIYATDGKSESVFVQYALTIKDANRPPVALDTSYTVNEGEDLIVPIVRGLAAMNTDPDGDDFLVVPVDSTKHGVLTEFSQLGSFVYTPEKDFRGDDTLTYVLVETANHTMISNKGTVVIHVVPINAKPTVTVADSAFLKDTLVLDMDFDEDTVKQIKIPTKSLVFKDREVTEGTQKFTYKAVGTKIIATVDSVTTSTYFISLKPVASATGLATIFFYASDGKDSVGVKLYAKLVSPKDVAQAVKDEYTTFNDSTLTVDAKEGVLANDKYPEGVTKGMEAELAQKPAHGTLTFNKDGSFKYVPEEGYEGVDYFGYYAVVKGTKSKAAIVTIVVEKRNLLPTIVVKSSTLDTTVTEDFPTSKTLKYTSSVIASWFKDPEGDPLTYSAKSKDGKLKVQITDKGILEINSVQDSTGKAYVVVTATDKKSGSKSFEFCVTITPVNDKPVLLHRDTIYVSEKSDWKVKWDLDTLVTDVDGDELTYTPNETDALLKYVSISMKGSVITVKANEGVKFKDKQILAIGVKASDPDKLNVTVPLYVIIGERPIGLKPQLAQPKMNWQNAVMAKRGTAKIMDMKGRVVWSAKLPVNPAEVLNASAQVQGRKILRVNNQTWTIK, from the coding sequence ATAAGCAGTTTTCTGTAGAGTTGGATCTCAATTCAGAAGAGTATAGTGTTGCAGGTTTTGGTTTTTCGTGGAAATCTTCTGGTGGACAGGAAACGGATGTAGATCTTTCTGCTCATTCTGGCCTTTGCTTTACCTATAAGGCGGATCGTCCGTTCCGTTTTGACTTGAAGCAGTCTACTATTACGGACTACAACTATTATGGCGTGAACCTCCCGGCTGCAACCGAATTTACGGCGAAGTACCTTGATTTCCAGAATTTCGCTCAAGAAGCGGGCTGGGGCCAGACTGCCTCGTTGGATTTGGCAAAACAGCTAGCTGTTCAGATTAGCTACAAGGCGGGCATTGCTGCAAACCTTGAAGAAAGTGACGCCAATAGGCATAAAAACGTCATTACGGTTGCTTCCATTTCTCTCGGTGAATGCGAAACGGTCGTAGAAAAGCCGACTCTTGCGGTGCTTGAACCGTATAACAAGGCTCAGACCGTGACGATGAAGGAAACGGATTCCTTGAAGATTCCTCTTTCGAAGGTCTTTACTGCGGGCGAAAATGAAGAGATTACGATTGCGACTTCGATGCCTGCCAATATCTTGACGAAGATCAAGCCGGCTGATGCGCCGACTTTGGCGGACACTCTTGTGTTTGTTTCTAGGAATATTGAACGCGATACAGCATTAGCTCTTAATATCTTTGCTTTGAGTAGCGAAGGAACTTCTGTAAAGGCTCAGTTTAACGTTATCATTACGGCTGATGCTGAAGGTCCGGGACCTGATCCGGTTTGCCCGGGTGACCCGGAATGCCCGGATGATCCTCCTGCAGAAAATCACCCGACAACGGTGCTTGCTCCTTATGATGAAGTCGTTGTGCTGAAGATTGATGAAACGGATACAGTCAAAGTTCCGTTGGTAGATCTTTTTGCAGACGAAGACAATGACAAGCTCATTTTTGCCGTTGACATGTCTGCTCCGTTGATTTCCATCTTGACTCCGATGGACAAGGCTACGTTGAATGATACCCTTCGCTTTACTCCGACCGGTATTAAAAAGGATACGAGTATCAATGTGGCGATTTATGCGACGGATGGAAAGTCTGAATCTGTCTTTGTCCAGTACGCCTTGACAATCAAGGATGCCAATAGACCGCCGGTGGCTTTGGATACGTCGTATACAGTGAACGAAGGCGAAGATTTGATTGTTCCGATTGTGCGCGGTCTTGCTGCAATGAACACGGATCCGGATGGCGATGACTTCCTGGTTGTGCCGGTGGATTCTACCAAGCATGGCGTTTTGACGGAATTCTCCCAGTTGGGTTCGTTCGTCTATACTCCGGAAAAGGATTTCCGTGGCGATGACACGTTGACTTACGTGCTTGTGGAAACTGCAAATCATACGATGATTAGTAACAAGGGTACTGTGGTCATCCACGTGGTGCCGATCAACGCCAAGCCGACCGTGACGGTTGCCGATAGTGCATTCCTGAAGGATACGCTTGTTCTCGATATGGACTTCGACGAAGATACCGTAAAACAGATCAAGATTCCGACAAAGTCCTTGGTCTTTAAGGATCGTGAAGTTACCGAAGGCACGCAGAAGTTTACTTATAAGGCTGTAGGTACAAAGATTATTGCTACAGTCGATAGCGTGACTACAAGCACCTACTTTATTTCTCTGAAGCCGGTGGCTAGTGCAACGGGTCTTGCAACTATCTTCTTCTATGCTTCGGATGGCAAGGATTCCGTCGGTGTGAAGCTTTATGCAAAGCTTGTCTCTCCGAAGGATGTCGCCCAGGCTGTAAAGGACGAGTACACCACGTTTAACGATAGCACTCTTACGGTGGATGCCAAGGAAGGTGTTCTTGCTAACGACAAGTATCCAGAAGGCGTGACGAAGGGTATGGAAGCTGAACTTGCTCAGAAGCCTGCTCATGGAACGTTGACATTCAATAAGGACGGTAGCTTCAAGTACGTGCCGGAAGAAGGCTATGAAGGTGTCGATTACTTTGGTTACTATGCCGTTGTCAAGGGGACGAAGTCCAAAGCCGCTATCGTGACAATTGTGGTCGAAAAGCGCAACTTGCTCCCGACCATTGTCGTAAAGTCCAGCACTCTCGATACGACTGTGACCGAAGACTTCCCGACTTCGAAAACTTTGAAGTACACGAGTTCTGTGATTGCCTCCTGGTTCAAGGATCCGGAAGGCGACCCGCTGACCTACTCTGCAAAGAGCAAGGATGGCAAGCTCAAGGTTCAGATTACGGATAAGGGAATCCTTGAAATCAACTCCGTTCAGGATTCTACGGGCAAGGCTTATGTGGTCGTGACGGCAACAGACAAGAAGTCTGGCTCCAAGAGCTTTGAATTCTGCGTGACGATTACTCCGGTAAACGACAAGCCTGTGCTGTTGCATCGCGATACCATCTATGTATCCGAAAAGTCCGACTGGAAAGTCAAATGGGATTTGGATACGCTTGTGACGGATGTCGATGGCGATGAATTGACCTATACCCCGAACGAGACTGACGCTTTGCTGAAGTACGTTTCGATTTCGATGAAGGGTTCCGTGATTACGGTCAAGGCTAATGAAGGCGTCAAGTTCAAGGACAAGCAGATTCTTGCGATTGGCGTGAAGGCTAGCGATCCGGATAAGTTGAATGTGACGGTTCCGCTGTATGTTATCATTGGTGAAAGACCGATTGGCTTGAAACCGCAGCTTGCTCAGCCGAAGATGAACTGGCAGAATGCTGTGATGGCAAAGCGCGGTACGGCAAAGATCATGGACATGAAGGGTCGCGTGGTCTGGAGTGCTAAGCTTCCGGTGAACCCGGCTGAAGTGCTCAACGCTTCTGCCCAGGTGCAGGGACGCAAGATCCTCCGCGTCAACAACCAGACATGGACGATTAAGTAA
- a CDS encoding FISUMP domain-containing protein: MKNWLSLELLFALCLLVACGDDEPSSPIIDEPETTSSSSSEKEKSSSSEQETGCDTKPYYREGWPIDLDYISSLKGFYAYGSDVGCHYNMEKVEATLYRLVKISADSTAKEKVGSVPIKTTLLSDTTDTERWETKWKYEADLSSLDNPALPDGEYRLAWGEGFNVNFSLIRTFPKMEWYVSVKNKYASVHYGTEYKGYFSARVYLYDSTGANAVLVECSKYWDYMSCKVYDILDTLKEGHYIISMVAVRRSAAGSEFHDAVNEAQFGNDSLLWALSLDSAGNFREGVAGMRLDSDVFIDHTAPKVVTVNNAKYSVKSNGTQHERKYSLDFDAYEDLIGRKSQTLMVSFFVNGQLAYQDYVEQEKDSLHLAYEFSYTDSKAKLSVDVVLTDADKNSESLEIEDIAVADSQYVKGSLDKPLTTIPAIKYDCSKYKCVTTAYLNPDVEYGELLDARDNQVYRTVKIGKQEWMAQNLNYEADSSFCDGGDPAFCEMYGRLYTWNAAVGKSMSECSYDEDCDFSKDTIPSISRIRGVCPDGWHMPSFDDFYTLQTTVAELYPEKFGLLGSRLVKSQNGWEEGLATNETGFSVLPSKGWTFNQESAAFWIAEVHLEYDDNPNFHKSQYSHNSNIYIEFTARDDAFPEYDVTKKGYHFSVRCLKN; encoded by the coding sequence ATGAAAAATTGGCTCTCCCTTGAATTGCTATTTGCCCTTTGCTTGTTGGTGGCGTGTGGCGATGATGAACCTTCTTCACCGATTATAGATGAACCCGAAACGACGAGTAGCTCTTCTAGCGAAAAAGAAAAATCGAGCAGTTCCGAGCAAGAAACGGGTTGCGATACCAAGCCGTATTATCGGGAAGGTTGGCCGATCGATTTGGATTATATTTCGTCGTTGAAAGGCTTCTATGCCTACGGAAGCGATGTGGGGTGCCATTACAATATGGAAAAGGTCGAGGCGACATTATACAGGCTTGTAAAGATCTCTGCTGATTCCACCGCGAAGGAAAAAGTCGGGTCGGTCCCTATAAAGACAACCCTGCTGAGTGATACAACCGATACCGAAAGGTGGGAAACCAAATGGAAATATGAGGCGGACTTGAGCAGTCTCGATAATCCCGCTCTTCCGGATGGAGAATACAGGCTTGCCTGGGGAGAAGGTTTCAATGTCAATTTTTCCCTGATAAGGACATTCCCGAAAATGGAATGGTATGTGAGTGTAAAAAACAAGTATGCGAGCGTGCATTATGGCACGGAATATAAGGGTTACTTTTCGGCTAGAGTCTATTTATACGATAGTACAGGGGCAAACGCCGTTCTCGTGGAGTGCTCTAAATATTGGGACTACATGAGTTGTAAAGTCTACGACATTCTAGATACCTTGAAGGAAGGGCATTATATTATAAGCATGGTGGCCGTGCGTAGGTCTGCTGCTGGCAGTGAATTTCATGATGCCGTGAACGAGGCTCAATTTGGAAACGACTCCCTGCTGTGGGCGCTTTCTCTTGATTCTGCCGGGAACTTCCGTGAGGGTGTTGCCGGGATGCGCCTGGATTCGGATGTGTTTATTGACCATACGGCACCGAAGGTCGTTACGGTCAATAATGCGAAGTATTCCGTCAAGTCAAACGGGACACAGCATGAACGCAAGTATTCCCTTGACTTTGACGCATACGAAGACTTGATAGGGCGTAAAAGCCAGACTTTGATGGTCTCGTTCTTTGTAAATGGACAACTTGCTTATCAGGATTATGTCGAGCAGGAAAAAGATTCGCTCCACCTTGCCTATGAGTTCAGCTATACGGATTCTAAAGCAAAGCTTTCTGTGGATGTTGTCTTGACGGATGCCGATAAAAATTCCGAGTCCCTGGAAATAGAAGATATTGCTGTCGCCGATTCTCAGTATGTGAAAGGCTCTCTCGATAAGCCGCTTACAACAATCCCTGCAATCAAGTACGATTGCAGCAAGTACAAGTGCGTTACGACGGCGTACTTGAACCCTGATGTGGAATATGGGGAACTGCTGGATGCTCGTGACAATCAAGTGTACAGAACTGTGAAAATCGGTAAGCAGGAATGGATGGCACAGAACTTGAATTACGAGGCGGATTCTAGCTTTTGCGATGGTGGCGATCCTGCTTTTTGCGAGATGTATGGGCGCCTTTACACCTGGAATGCGGCTGTGGGAAAAAGTATGAGTGAATGCTCGTATGACGAGGATTGTGATTTTAGCAAGGATACAATTCCGTCTATTTCGCGCATCCGGGGCGTTTGTCCGGACGGCTGGCATATGCCTTCGTTCGATGATTTCTATACATTGCAAACGACAGTTGCAGAGCTCTATCCAGAAAAGTTTGGTTTGCTGGGGAGTCGTCTCGTGAAATCCCAGAATGGTTGGGAAGAGGGCTTGGCGACGAATGAAACCGGTTTCTCCGTTTTGCCGTCAAAGGGCTGGACTTTCAACCAAGAAAGTGCTGCGTTCTGGATTGCCGAGGTGCATTTGGAATATGACGACAACCCTAATTTCCATAAATCGCAGTATAGCCACAATTCGAATATTTACATCGAGTTTACGGCACGAGATGATGCTTTCCCGGAATACGATGTCACGAAAAAGGGTTACCACTTCTCGGTGCGTTGCCTGAAAAATTGA